One Zeugodacus cucurbitae isolate PBARC_wt_2022May chromosome 3, idZeuCucr1.2, whole genome shotgun sequence genomic region harbors:
- the LOC105216863 gene encoding mitogen-activated protein kinase ERK-A, translating to MAEAASGTQSTTGPIGGNNGGVPAAKNTAATVPGNTNSNAASTAVNATTNPNAEVIRSQLFEVGPRYRDLTYIGEGAYGMVVSALDTLTNIKVAIKKISPFEHQTYCQRTLREIKILTRFKHENIIDIRDILRVDSIEQMRDVYIVQCLMETDLYKLLKTQRLSNDHICYFLYQILRGLKYIHSANVLHRDLKPSNLLLNTTCDLKICDFGLARVADPEHDHTGFLTEYVATRWYRAPEIMLNSKGYTKSIDIWSVGCILAEMLSNRPIFPGKHYLDQLNHILGVLGSPSKEDLECIINEKARNYLESLTFKPKVPWSRLFPNADPLALDLLGKMLTFNPHNRIPVEQALAHPYLEQYYDPGDEPVAEVPFSIDMELDDLPKETLKTLIFQETLKFKERQPDQAV from the exons ATGGCGGAGGCGGCAAGTGGCACACAGTCCACCACCGGTCCAATCGGTGGAAACAATGGTGGAGTTCCGGCTGCAAAGAACACTGCTGCAACGGTCCCTGGCAATACCAATAGTAATGCAGCGTCGACTGCAGTGAATGCCACCACGAATCCCAATGCGGAAGTCATACGCTCACAGCTATTCGAAGTTGGACCACGCTATCGGGACTTAACTTATATTGGCGAAGGTGCCTACGGTATGGTAGT GTCGGCACTGGATAcattaacaaatattaaagttgctataaaaaaaatttcgccaTTTGAGCATCAAACCTATTGTCAGCGCACATTGagagaaatcaaaattttaacccGCTTTAAACATGAAAAT aTAATTGATATTCGGGATATATTGCGAGTAGATAGCATAGAACAGATGAGAGATGTATATATTGTACAGTGTTTAATGGAGACTGATCTTTACAAACTACTTAAAACTCAG agGCTTAGCAATGATCATATTTGTTATTTCCTTTACCAAATATTACGAGGATTAAAGTACATTCATTCGGCGAATGTATTACATCGTGATTTAAAGCCAAGTAATTTATTGCTGAATACCACTTGTGATCTTAAA ATTTGCGATTTTGGTTTGGCGCGTGTTGCCGATCCGGAGCACGATCATACCGGCTTTTTGACAGAATACGTTGCAACAAGATGGTATCGAGCTCCCGAGATAATGCTTAATTCAAAGGGTTATACAAAGTCAATCGATATATGGTCGGTTGGGTGCATATTGGCGGAAATGCTTAGCAATCGTCCTATATTTCCAGGCAAACATTATCTGGATCAATTGAACCATATTTTAGGCGTATTAGGTTCACCATCAAAAGAAGATTTAGAATGTATTATAAATGAGAAG GCTCGTAATTATTTGGAATCGTTAACTTTCAAACCAAAAGTACCGTGGTCACGATTGTTCCCAAATGCGGATCCACTAGCATTGGATTTATTAGGCAAAATGTTGACGTTTAATCCGCACAATCGAATACCCGTTGAACAGGCATTGGCCCATCCTTATCTAGAACAGTATTATGATCCGGGCGATGAG CCTGTTGCGGAGGTGCCTTTCAGCATCGACATGGAGCTGGACGATCTTCCAAAAGAAAccttaaaaacattaatttttcagGAAACTCTTAAATTTAAAGAACGGCAACCAGATCAAgcggtataa